In Capillimicrobium parvum, a genomic segment contains:
- a CDS encoding AAA family ATPase has protein sequence MEPSTLGERLEHRDASRFVGRDRELAFLESLLGDDPEASVVFVHGPGGIGKSTLLRELARRAGRHDRRTWFVDGRRMPPAPGALEAALQGASEDERPLLLFDSWERISAAGAHLRARVLPSLPAQAVVVLAGRAAPDPDWFADGWESIVADIALEPLPADEAGALLGAHGVSPGLSDQILQWAEGSPLALVLAAGAASGDPDWAADGLTDRPELVRALVRRVARTELDGGNLDVAAVAALARTTTRGLLRDVLPDVDADAAEAWLRSLTFVESAGPGVTLHDVARLALRADLRLRSPEREAELRRRIADHLHDRALAGNPWLLVDLAELLDNPTIRWGFGAEASVDLRIDHLRPGDVQALRGPLLRRGKAEWWPPTRDLLQRAPERVVVARDRRDRIAGYTIAVTPDNAPAAAETDAVLGRCLAYARERFEDGNVLIWRDAIDFTTGPEGDIGSPVLSLMNTAAMLRSGLASPRRMMLPIDPENAAAVAFSQATGGVRIHELDVEIAGLRQECHIVDTGPAGVVGGLRAAIYGELGLPAPAPQRAPARGGPQVDAETVRDALRAAHRPLELARSPLATGSTPAERAASVRALLDESVDAAFGASADEQLLARIIRRGYLDAGSSHEAVADEVFLSRATYFRRLRQATARVGAWVLEQRVD, from the coding sequence ATGGAACCATCCACCCTCGGAGAACGGCTCGAGCACCGCGACGCCAGCCGCTTCGTCGGTCGCGACCGCGAGCTCGCGTTCCTCGAGAGCCTGCTCGGCGACGACCCCGAGGCGAGCGTCGTCTTCGTCCACGGCCCGGGCGGGATCGGCAAGAGCACGCTGCTGCGTGAGCTCGCGCGCCGCGCCGGGCGCCATGACCGGCGCACCTGGTTCGTCGACGGCCGCCGCATGCCGCCCGCCCCCGGCGCGCTCGAGGCGGCGCTGCAGGGCGCGTCCGAGGACGAGCGCCCGCTGCTGCTCTTCGACAGCTGGGAGCGCATCTCGGCGGCCGGCGCGCACCTCCGCGCGCGGGTGCTGCCGTCGCTGCCCGCGCAGGCCGTCGTCGTCCTCGCCGGCCGTGCCGCTCCCGACCCCGACTGGTTCGCCGACGGCTGGGAGAGCATCGTCGCCGACATCGCGCTCGAGCCGCTGCCGGCCGACGAGGCCGGCGCGCTGCTCGGCGCCCACGGCGTCAGCCCCGGCCTCAGCGATCAGATCCTCCAGTGGGCGGAGGGCTCGCCGCTCGCGCTGGTCCTCGCCGCCGGCGCCGCGAGCGGCGACCCCGACTGGGCCGCCGACGGCCTCACCGACCGGCCGGAGCTCGTGCGCGCCCTGGTGCGCCGCGTCGCCCGGACCGAGCTCGACGGCGGCAACCTCGACGTCGCGGCCGTCGCCGCCCTGGCCCGCACGACCACGCGCGGCCTGCTGCGCGACGTCCTTCCCGACGTCGATGCCGATGCGGCCGAGGCGTGGCTGCGTTCGCTGACGTTCGTCGAATCCGCCGGCCCGGGCGTGACGCTGCACGACGTCGCCCGCCTCGCGCTGCGCGCCGACCTGCGCCTGCGGTCGCCCGAGCGGGAGGCCGAGCTGCGCCGCCGCATCGCCGACCACCTCCACGACCGCGCGCTCGCGGGCAACCCGTGGCTGCTCGTCGACCTCGCCGAGCTGCTCGACAACCCGACGATCCGCTGGGGCTTCGGCGCGGAGGCCAGCGTCGACCTGCGCATCGACCATCTGCGGCCCGGCGACGTCCAGGCCCTGCGCGGCCCGCTGCTGCGCCGCGGCAAGGCCGAGTGGTGGCCGCCGACCCGCGACCTCCTGCAGCGCGCGCCCGAGCGGGTCGTCGTCGCGCGCGACCGGCGCGACCGCATCGCCGGCTACACGATCGCCGTGACCCCCGACAACGCGCCCGCCGCCGCGGAGACCGACGCGGTCCTCGGCCGCTGCCTCGCGTATGCGCGGGAGCGCTTCGAGGACGGCAACGTGCTCATCTGGCGCGACGCGATCGACTTCACGACCGGTCCCGAGGGCGACATCGGCTCACCCGTCCTGTCGCTGATGAACACCGCGGCGATGCTGCGCTCCGGCCTCGCCAGCCCACGCCGGATGATGCTGCCGATCGACCCGGAGAACGCGGCGGCCGTGGCGTTCTCGCAGGCCACGGGCGGCGTGCGGATCCACGAGCTCGACGTCGAGATCGCCGGCCTGCGCCAGGAGTGCCACATCGTCGACACCGGCCCCGCCGGCGTCGTCGGCGGCCTGCGCGCCGCCATCTACGGTGAGCTCGGCCTGCCGGCGCCCGCGCCGCAGCGGGCGCCCGCGCGCGGCGGTCCGCAGGTCGACGCCGAGACCGTCCGCGACGCCCTGCGCGCCGCGCACCGGCCGCTCGAGCTCGCTCGGAGCCCGCTCGCCACCGGCTCGACGCCCGCCGAGCGCGCCGCCTCGGTGCGCGCGCTGCTCGACGAGTCCGTCGATGCCGCGTTCGGCGCGTCGGCCGACGAGCAGCTGCTCGCCCGCATCATCCGCCGCGGTTACCTCGACGCCGGCTCGAGCCACGAGGCGGTCGCCGACGAGGTCTTCCTCTCCCGCGCGACGTACTTCCGCCGCCTCCGCCAGGCCACGGCGCGGGTCGGCGCGTGGGTGCTCGAGCAGCGCGTCGACTGA
- a CDS encoding ATP-grasp domain-containing protein — MPAVWTDPAVDWDAFALVVVRSTWDYITRRDAFLAWAHGVPRLANSAAVLEWNIDKRYLAELAAAGLPVVPTTFVEPGGAPDAAALSGEVVVKPAVSAGSLDTGRHADPDAAAAHVTRLHEAGRTAMLQPYVAGVDEAGETALLYLGGRWSHAIRKGPMLVGERRTVDGLFLEEDIRPREPSAAELELGEHVMAVVAERFGSLLYARVDLLPGPGGEPLVVEVELTEPSLYLETNSGAPGRLAAAIAARV; from the coding sequence GTGCCCGCGGTCTGGACCGATCCGGCGGTCGACTGGGACGCGTTCGCGCTCGTCGTCGTGCGCTCGACGTGGGACTACATCACCCGGCGCGACGCGTTCCTGGCGTGGGCGCACGGCGTGCCGCGCCTGGCCAACTCCGCCGCGGTGCTCGAGTGGAACATCGACAAGCGCTACCTGGCCGAGCTCGCCGCCGCCGGCCTGCCGGTCGTGCCGACGACGTTCGTCGAACCCGGCGGGGCTCCGGACGCCGCCGCGCTCTCCGGCGAGGTCGTGGTCAAGCCGGCCGTGTCCGCGGGCTCGCTCGACACCGGCCGGCATGCCGACCCGGACGCCGCCGCCGCGCACGTCACGCGGCTGCACGAGGCGGGGCGCACGGCGATGCTCCAGCCCTACGTCGCAGGCGTCGACGAGGCGGGCGAGACGGCGCTCCTGTACCTCGGCGGGCGCTGGTCGCACGCGATCCGCAAGGGCCCCATGCTCGTCGGCGAGCGCCGGACCGTCGACGGGCTGTTCCTGGAGGAGGACATCAGGCCGCGTGAGCCGTCGGCCGCCGAGCTCGAGCTCGGCGAGCACGTCATGGCGGTCGTCGCCGAGCGGTTCGGCTCGCTGCTCTACGCGCGGGTGGACCTGCTGCCGGGACCGGGCGGCGAGCCGCTCGTCGTGGAGGTCGAGCTGACCGAGCCGTCGCTGTACCTCGAGACGAACTCGGGGGCGCCGGGGCGGCTCGCCGCGGCGATCGCCGCGCGGGTCTGA
- a CDS encoding histidine phosphatase family protein: MADAPPELWLARHGDTAWTVSRQHTGTTDLELNEAGVDAARALRSKLDGRRYDLVLSSPLRRALDTAHLAGFEPEVEARLREFDYGEYEGVTTAQIHETRPDWDLWRDGSPGGETPDDVGRRMDEVIADIRDRAGERALVFGHGHALRVLTARWLGLPAAEGRRFLLGPAGVGVLGSEHGAAAVARWGV, translated from the coding sequence ATGGCCGACGCTCCCCCCGAGCTGTGGCTCGCCCGTCACGGCGACACGGCGTGGACGGTCTCCCGCCAGCACACCGGCACGACCGATCTCGAGCTCAACGAGGCCGGGGTCGACGCGGCCCGGGCGCTGCGCTCCAAGCTCGACGGCCGGCGCTACGACCTCGTGCTGTCCAGCCCGCTGCGCCGCGCGCTCGACACCGCGCACCTCGCGGGCTTCGAGCCGGAGGTCGAGGCGCGCCTGCGCGAGTTCGACTACGGCGAGTACGAGGGCGTCACCACCGCGCAGATCCACGAGACCCGGCCGGACTGGGACCTGTGGCGCGACGGAAGCCCCGGCGGGGAGACGCCCGACGACGTCGGCCGGCGCATGGACGAGGTCATCGCGGACATCCGCGACCGGGCGGGCGAGCGGGCCCTCGTCTTCGGCCACGGGCATGCGCTGCGCGTGCTGACGGCGCGCTGGCTCGGGCTCCCGGCGGCCGAGGGGCGTCGCTTCCTCCTTGGGCCCGCGGGGGTCGGCGTGCTCGGCAGCGAGCACGGGGCGGCGGCCGTGGCGCGCTGGGGAGTCTGA
- a CDS encoding M20/M25/M40 family metallo-hydrolase encodes MSGWIAEQAAEITARAERELEALVAVSSPSGDVHGAEECISVASALAPAAAASERLPCSSPGHAEDLVLRLPGTGARRILLLGHLDTVVAHEDHRPLLREQDRLVGSGAVDMKGGDVVALGVLRALALRPHDFAEAALLLVCDEEWRSAPFTHVERFEGWDACLCFEAGQLTPDGDEAVVVRRKAAGTLHVRAVGASSHSGSAPERGRNALLALAAAAQAVAETHDPSGPDRLTAVPTVLHSGDAFNVVPSGGELFCDLRSDRTAAFHDVLGQVPREVGGAELHAEFARIWPAMDAREETAPLLSAAAERLGRPIVGAGRGGASDASHFAPSIPLTVDGLGPRGGGAHAPHEFVLRASLRSRAEVALAVVDALLA; translated from the coding sequence GTGAGCGGGTGGATCGCCGAGCAGGCCGCGGAGATCACGGCGCGCGCGGAGCGCGAGCTCGAGGCGCTCGTGGCGGTGTCCTCGCCGTCGGGCGACGTGCACGGCGCGGAGGAGTGCATCTCCGTGGCGAGCGCCCTGGCGCCGGCCGCCGCGGCGAGCGAGCGCCTGCCCTGCTCGAGCCCCGGTCACGCCGAGGACCTCGTCCTGCGCCTGCCCGGCACCGGCGCCCGCCGGATCCTGCTGCTCGGCCACCTCGACACGGTGGTCGCCCACGAGGACCACCGGCCGCTGCTGCGCGAGCAGGACCGGCTCGTCGGCTCGGGCGCCGTCGACATGAAGGGCGGCGACGTGGTCGCGCTCGGCGTGCTCCGCGCGCTCGCGCTGCGGCCGCACGACTTCGCCGAGGCGGCGCTGCTGCTGGTCTGCGACGAGGAGTGGCGCAGCGCGCCGTTCACCCACGTCGAGCGCTTCGAGGGCTGGGATGCGTGCCTGTGCTTCGAGGCCGGCCAGCTGACGCCCGACGGCGACGAGGCCGTCGTCGTCCGCCGCAAGGCGGCCGGCACGCTGCACGTCCGCGCAGTCGGCGCCTCGTCGCACTCCGGCTCGGCGCCCGAGCGCGGCCGCAACGCGCTGCTGGCGCTCGCCGCCGCCGCGCAGGCCGTCGCGGAGACTCACGACCCGTCCGGCCCGGATCGACTGACCGCGGTGCCGACCGTCCTGCACTCCGGCGACGCGTTCAACGTCGTGCCGTCGGGCGGCGAGCTGTTCTGCGACCTTCGCTCGGACCGCACGGCGGCCTTCCACGACGTGCTCGGCCAGGTGCCGCGCGAGGTCGGCGGCGCGGAGCTCCACGCCGAGTTCGCCCGCATCTGGCCGGCGATGGACGCCCGCGAGGAGACCGCGCCGCTGCTGTCCGCAGCGGCCGAGCGCCTCGGCCGGCCGATCGTCGGCGCGGGCCGCGGCGGCGCCAGCGACGCCAGCCACTTCGCCCCGTCGATCCCCCTGACCGTCGACGGCCTCGGCCCCCGCGGGGGCGGCGCCCATGCGCCGCACGAGTTCGTCCTGCGCGCGTCGCTGCGCTCCCGGGCCGAGGTCGCGCTGGCGGTCGTCGACGCGCTGCTGGCGTAG
- a CDS encoding ABC transporter ATP-binding protein — protein MRIASLFRPYRGRLAVVLGLIVLSAGISMVSPFLLRDVLDTALPQRNTQLLAWLVGGMIAVAIVTGALSVAQTWLSTLVGQQVMHDLRAKVYRHLQRLPLAFFTRTRTGEVQSRIANDIGGVQSVVTSTATSIVSNVTTVTATIVAMVLLDPLLAGLSLAILPVFVWLSRRVGRERRRITSKRQETMADISTLVEESLSVSGILLGKTMGRSAELAERFSGESERLAHLEVRSRMAGRWVMATIQTSFAVMPALVYLFAGLSPDAVSIGTVVAFTTLQTRLLMPIGQLLSVGVEVQSSLALFDRIFEYLDLPVEIRGGATELVPRGGHVAFDDVWFRYAPDAPWTLRGVTIDVPPGTTLAVVGETGAGKTTLGYLLARLYDAERGALRIDGVDVRDATLDSLAATIGLVSQETYLFHATIAENLRFARPDATDAELEAAARAARIHDLIASLPEGYETTVGERGYRFSGGEKQRIAIARTVLRNPPVLILDEATSALDTETERAVQEALDELAAHRTTVAIAHRLSTVRRADQIVVLDGGRVAERGTHEQLLALGGRYAALVHGGTTELLAA, from the coding sequence GTGCGCATCGCCTCCCTGTTTCGCCCATACCGCGGCCGACTGGCCGTCGTCCTGGGCCTGATCGTCCTCTCAGCAGGGATTTCGATGGTGTCGCCGTTCCTCCTCCGGGACGTGCTCGACACCGCGCTGCCGCAACGAAACACCCAGCTGCTCGCGTGGCTGGTCGGCGGCATGATCGCGGTGGCGATCGTCACCGGCGCGCTCTCCGTCGCGCAGACCTGGTTGTCGACCCTCGTGGGCCAGCAGGTCATGCACGACCTGCGCGCGAAGGTCTACCGCCACCTCCAGCGCCTGCCGCTCGCGTTCTTCACGCGGACCCGGACCGGCGAGGTCCAGTCGCGCATCGCCAACGACATCGGCGGCGTCCAGTCGGTCGTCACGTCGACGGCGACCTCGATCGTCTCCAACGTCACCACGGTCACCGCCACGATCGTCGCGATGGTGCTGCTCGACCCGCTGCTGGCCGGCCTCTCCCTCGCGATCCTGCCGGTGTTCGTCTGGCTCAGCCGCCGCGTCGGCCGCGAGCGCCGCCGGATCACCTCCAAGCGGCAGGAGACCATGGCCGACATCTCCACGCTCGTGGAGGAGTCGCTCTCCGTGTCGGGCATCCTGCTCGGCAAGACGATGGGCCGCTCGGCCGAGCTGGCCGAGCGCTTCAGCGGAGAGTCCGAGCGCCTGGCCCACCTCGAGGTTCGCAGCCGCATGGCCGGCCGGTGGGTCATGGCGACGATCCAGACCTCGTTCGCGGTGATGCCGGCGCTCGTCTACCTGTTCGCGGGCCTCTCCCCCGACGCGGTCTCGATCGGCACGGTCGTCGCGTTCACCACGCTGCAGACGCGCCTGCTCATGCCGATCGGCCAGCTGCTGTCGGTCGGCGTCGAGGTGCAGAGCTCGCTCGCGCTCTTCGACCGCATCTTCGAGTACCTCGACCTGCCCGTGGAGATCCGCGGCGGCGCCACCGAGCTCGTCCCGCGCGGGGGCCACGTCGCGTTCGACGACGTCTGGTTCCGCTACGCGCCCGACGCCCCGTGGACGCTGCGCGGCGTGACGATCGACGTTCCGCCCGGCACGACGCTGGCCGTCGTCGGCGAGACCGGCGCGGGCAAGACGACGCTCGGCTACCTGCTGGCCCGGCTCTACGACGCCGAGCGCGGCGCGCTGCGCATCGACGGCGTCGACGTCCGCGACGCGACGCTCGACTCGCTCGCGGCGACCATCGGGCTCGTCTCGCAGGAGACCTACCTCTTCCACGCGACCATCGCGGAGAACCTGCGCTTCGCGCGTCCCGACGCCACCGACGCCGAGCTCGAGGCCGCCGCCCGCGCCGCCCGCATCCACGACCTCATCGCCTCGCTGCCCGAGGGCTATGAGACGACGGTCGGCGAGCGGGGCTACCGGTTCAGCGGCGGCGAGAAGCAGCGCATCGCGATCGCGCGCACCGTGCTGCGCAACCCGCCGGTGCTCATCCTCGACGAGGCGACCAGCGCGCTGGACACCGAGACCGAGCGCGCGGTGCAGGAGGCGCTCGACGAGCTCGCCGCCCACCGCACCACCGTGGCCATCGCGCACCGCCTGTCGACGGTCCGCCGCGCGGACCAGATCGTCGTGCTCGACGGCGGGCGCGTCGCCGAGCGCGGCACCCACGAGCAGCTGCTCGCCCTCGGCGGGCGCTACGCCGCGCTCGTCCACGGCGGCACGACCGAGCTGCTCGCCGCGTAG
- a CDS encoding NlpC/P60 family protein, translating into MTAGVVSLPAVVVPQTALAAKFGARTLATGMSGGDVKTAQILLRRAGDATLTADGEFGPATRRAVQRFESTAGLPANGRLETTEAPMLRTAAATAVAQRRSAMTASGDTVPADDPLSGAGGASPTATTPAPAVEVPGAKAVLNADGTATAPASAPPEVKAIIASGNEIASKPYRYGGGHGRWIDSGYDCSGSVSYALHGAGLLDQSMPSGSFTTWGESGDGTWVTIYAKGSHMYMVVAGLRFDTSGARPSRWQKDMRSSSGYTIRHPEGL; encoded by the coding sequence GTGACGGCTGGTGTTGTCTCGCTTCCCGCCGTCGTCGTCCCGCAGACCGCGCTCGCCGCCAAGTTCGGCGCCCGCACGCTCGCCACCGGCATGTCCGGCGGCGACGTCAAGACCGCCCAGATCCTGCTGCGCCGTGCGGGTGACGCCACGCTGACCGCCGACGGCGAGTTCGGCCCCGCCACCCGCCGCGCCGTCCAGCGCTTCGAGTCGACGGCGGGCCTCCCCGCCAACGGCCGCCTCGAGACGACGGAGGCGCCCATGCTGCGCACCGCGGCCGCCACGGCGGTCGCGCAGCGCCGCTCGGCCATGACCGCGTCCGGCGACACGGTCCCGGCCGACGACCCGCTGAGCGGGGCCGGCGGCGCCTCGCCGACCGCGACGACCCCCGCGCCCGCCGTCGAGGTCCCCGGCGCGAAGGCGGTGCTCAACGCCGACGGGACGGCCACCGCGCCCGCGAGCGCCCCGCCGGAGGTCAAGGCGATCATCGCGTCGGGCAACGAGATCGCGAGCAAGCCGTACCGGTACGGCGGCGGCCACGGCAGGTGGATCGACAGCGGCTACGACTGTTCGGGCTCGGTGTCGTACGCGCTGCACGGCGCCGGCCTGCTCGACCAGTCGATGCCCTCGGGCAGCTTCACGACGTGGGGCGAGTCCGGCGACGGCACGTGGGTGACGATCTACGCCAAGGGCAGCCACATGTACATGGTCGTCGCGGGCCTGCGGTTCGACACGTCCGGGGCGCGCCCGTCGCGCTGGCAGAAGGACATGCGCTCTTCGTCGGGCTACACGATCCGCCATCCGGAGGGTCTCTAG
- a CDS encoding thiol-disulfide oxidoreductase DCC family protein: MAPAPLTVLYDADCGFCRFCVARLLDWDVRARLRPVAIQSAEGQALLAGIPVGERLRSAHVVDAAGRIHSGGTAVSVIADELPAGAPVAWLAGRLPAPTELAYRWVADHRTGLSRLVPGALKRGAQARIDRRAAVR, from the coding sequence GTGGCGCCGGCCCCACTGACCGTCCTGTACGACGCCGACTGCGGCTTCTGCCGCTTCTGCGTCGCGCGGCTGCTCGACTGGGACGTCCGGGCCCGGCTGCGGCCGGTCGCGATCCAGTCGGCCGAGGGCCAGGCGCTGCTCGCCGGCATCCCGGTCGGCGAGCGGCTGCGCTCGGCGCACGTCGTGGACGCCGCCGGCCGGATCCACTCCGGCGGGACGGCGGTGTCGGTCATCGCCGACGAGCTGCCGGCCGGGGCGCCGGTCGCCTGGCTGGCGGGCCGCCTGCCCGCGCCGACCGAGCTCGCCTACCGCTGGGTGGCCGACCATCGCACCGGCCTGAGCCGCCTCGTGCCGGGCGCCCTCAAGCGCGGGGCGCAGGCGCGCATCGACCGGCGCGCCGCGGTGCGCTGA
- a CDS encoding LLM class flavin-dependent oxidoreductase — MKVTVFAMPTVPATSDERVALRPVGRNPERYQMMVQELRGLAQLADDYGITAFATTEHHFHTEGGEGNPNPLLMFSHLAGLTKRITFIPLSVVLSAQDPLRVAEDVALFDHLYPGRIAVGFARGYQKRWIQVLTQGRGAAAWEPTDNGDARNRAIFNDHLAVVLKAWDNDVFDYRGEHYQVPFPYDEGVRGWAAPDWTRRYGADGEIDDEGVIRKIGTVPPMYTCRRPELFMPFGISQETLRTAVEHDMTLMLAEGRPEKFGELCEFYRTETERLGKPRRLGAKIAAVRGVALGDTTEEAFDVATRTMGYEWQQYFSLFGGFTEAFRTPEDAPDRPVMFADEAACTRRLMEVRHALVGTPDEVKFQLDDLHRIHGDGELEWLVWNFFSQGILPPDAWKKQLELFVEKVWPAFR, encoded by the coding sequence ATGAAGGTAACCGTGTTCGCCATGCCGACCGTGCCGGCGACGAGCGACGAGCGCGTCGCCCTTCGCCCGGTCGGCCGCAACCCGGAGCGCTACCAGATGATGGTGCAGGAGCTCCGCGGGCTGGCGCAGCTCGCCGACGACTACGGCATCACGGCCTTCGCGACGACCGAGCACCACTTCCACACCGAGGGCGGCGAGGGCAACCCCAACCCGCTGCTCATGTTCAGCCACCTCGCCGGGCTGACGAAGCGCATCACGTTCATCCCGCTCTCGGTCGTGCTCTCGGCCCAGGACCCGCTGCGCGTCGCCGAGGACGTCGCGCTGTTCGACCACCTGTATCCCGGCCGGATCGCCGTCGGGTTCGCCCGCGGGTACCAGAAGCGCTGGATCCAGGTCCTCACCCAAGGTCGCGGAGCGGCCGCCTGGGAGCCGACCGACAACGGCGACGCGCGCAACCGCGCCATCTTCAACGACCACCTGGCCGTCGTCCTCAAGGCGTGGGACAACGACGTCTTCGACTACCGCGGCGAGCACTACCAGGTGCCGTTCCCCTACGACGAGGGCGTGCGCGGGTGGGCGGCGCCCGATTGGACCCGCCGCTACGGCGCTGACGGCGAGATCGACGACGAGGGCGTGATCCGCAAGATCGGGACGGTGCCGCCCATGTACACGTGCCGGCGGCCCGAGCTGTTCATGCCGTTCGGGATCTCGCAGGAGACGCTGCGCACCGCGGTCGAGCACGACATGACGCTCATGCTCGCCGAGGGCCGCCCCGAGAAGTTCGGCGAGCTGTGCGAGTTCTACCGCACCGAGACCGAGCGCCTGGGCAAGCCGCGCCGGCTCGGCGCGAAGATCGCGGCGGTGCGCGGGGTGGCGCTCGGGGACACCACGGAGGAGGCCTTCGACGTCGCCACCCGCACGATGGGCTACGAGTGGCAGCAGTACTTCAGCCTGTTCGGCGGCTTCACCGAGGCCTTCCGCACGCCGGAGGACGCCCCGGACCGCCCGGTCATGTTCGCCGACGAGGCGGCGTGCACGCGGCGGCTGATGGAGGTGCGCCACGCGCTCGTCGGCACCCCCGACGAGGTCAAGTTCCAGCTCGACGACCTGCACCGCATCCACGGTGACGGCGAGCTCGAGTGGCTCGTGTGGAACTTCTTCAGTCAGGGCATCCTGCCGCCGGACGCCTGGAAGAAGCAGCTCGAGCTCTTCGTCGAGAAGGTGTGGCCGGCGTTTCGGTGA
- a CDS encoding cyclase family protein — protein sequence MAIEPVPQGTNWGRWGADDERGALNHLDGETVLAGTRACRAGKVYPLGLPIGRTGVPSVEYRGPAQRLTLINHTDEEMLEAFGGGGGVGSHEDMLIMGSHTATHMDALAHVYHGATMYNGFPFDGMSSFGGARHCGIDKAGPVATRGVLVDVAAAQGVDCLEPGHVISGEELRAALDAQGTEPRRGDAVLIRTGWLERFYATGQQMSFEQPGLGLEAARLLADADVTIVGADNTAVEAMPFDGGEFMVVHVELLSRRGIYLVEHLDLAQLARDACREFLFVACPLPVTGATASPVNPVAIG from the coding sequence ATGGCGATTGAGCCGGTCCCGCAGGGGACGAACTGGGGGCGGTGGGGAGCCGACGACGAGCGCGGCGCGCTGAACCACCTCGACGGCGAGACCGTCCTGGCCGGCACGCGCGCGTGCCGCGCGGGCAAGGTCTATCCCCTCGGGCTGCCGATCGGCCGCACCGGCGTGCCCAGTGTCGAGTACCGCGGCCCCGCGCAGCGGCTGACGCTCATCAACCACACCGACGAGGAGATGCTCGAGGCCTTCGGGGGCGGCGGCGGCGTGGGGTCCCACGAGGACATGCTCATCATGGGCTCGCACACCGCCACGCACATGGACGCGCTCGCCCACGTCTACCACGGAGCCACGATGTACAACGGCTTCCCGTTCGACGGCATGAGCTCCTTCGGCGGAGCCCGCCACTGCGGCATCGACAAGGCCGGACCGGTCGCGACGCGCGGTGTGCTCGTGGATGTCGCCGCCGCGCAGGGCGTCGACTGCCTCGAGCCCGGGCACGTGATCAGCGGCGAGGAGCTGCGCGCCGCGCTCGACGCGCAGGGCACCGAGCCGCGCCGCGGCGATGCCGTGCTGATCCGCACCGGATGGCTCGAGCGCTTCTACGCGACCGGGCAGCAGATGTCCTTCGAGCAGCCGGGCCTCGGCCTCGAGGCGGCGCGGCTGCTCGCCGATGCGGACGTGACGATCGTCGGCGCCGACAACACCGCGGTCGAGGCCATGCCGTTCGACGGCGGCGAGTTCATGGTCGTCCACGTGGAGCTGCTGTCGCGGCGCGGGATCTACCTCGTCGAGCACCTCGACCTCGCCCAGCTCGCGCGCGACGCCTGCCGGGAGTTCCTCTTCGTGGCCTGCCCGCTCCCGGTCACCGGCGCCACCGCCAGCCCCGTCAACCCCGTGGCCATCGGCTAG